From the genome of Meleagris gallopavo isolate NT-WF06-2002-E0010 breed Aviagen turkey brand Nicholas breeding stock chromosome 24, Turkey_5.1, whole genome shotgun sequence, one region includes:
- the PLEKHA2 gene encoding pleckstrin homology domain-containing family A member 2: protein MPYLDRQNRICGFLDIEENETCGKFLRRYFILDTQANCLLWYMDNPQNLAMGAGAVGSLQLTYISKVSVATPKQKPKTPFCFVINALSQRYFLQASDQKDLQDWVEALNRASKITVPKGGAAAPPTTEVTKPPAVLQAQDRKPPVAYKTEIIGGVVVHTPISISQNGGDGAEGSDPTAHPLLRRSQSYIPASASKPPAGPPAIKTGFCVKQGNVRKSWKRRYFVLDEFSISYYKCEQDKEPLRSILLKDICKTHECLVKSGDLLMRDNLFEIITSSRTFYIQADSPEDMHSWIRAIAGAVQALKTRPREISFMRSCSMTKPGGSSVPSQPQERRTPCKAPATAWQPWTPVPQDRRQPEVPSRDAVFVPALTERDGAPVPGQRLRHRSEPQHHKEKTFLFDLDDDSIRTSDV from the exons ATGCCGTACTTGGACCGACAGAACCGTATCTGTGGGTTCCTGGACATTGAGGAAAATGAGACCTGTGGCAAATTCCTGCGACGCTACTTCATCCTGGACACGCAGGCCAACTGCCTGCTGTGGTACATGGACAACCCGCAG AACCTGGCGATGGGAGCGGGCGCCGTCGGCTCTTTGCAGCTCACCTACATCTCCAAG GTCAGCGTCGCCACCCCGAAACAGAAACCCAAAACTCCGTTctgctttg TGATCAACGCTCTGTCCCAGCGCTATTTCCTGCAAGCCAGCGACCAGAAGGACCTGCAGGACTGGGTGGAGGCACTCAACCGTGCCAGCAAGATCACG GTCCCAAAGGGTGGTGCTGCTGCACCCCCCACCACTGAGGTCACGAAGCCCCCAGCCGTGCTGCAGGCACAGGACAGGAAGCCCCCGGTGGCCTACAAGACTGAAATCATCGGTGGGGTGGTGGTGCACACCCCCATCTCCATCAGCCAG AatggtggggatggagcagAGGGCAGCGACCCGACTGCACACCCCCTGCTGCGCCGCTCGCAGAGTTACATCCCTGCCTCTGCCAGCAAGCCACCTGCAGGGCCACCGGCCATCAAGACCGGCTTCTGTGTGAAGCAGGGCAACGTG AGGAAGAGCTGGAAGCGCCGCTACTTTGTCCTCGATGAGTTTTCCATCAGTTACTACAAATGTGAGCAG GACAAGGAGCCGCTGCGTTCCATCCTGCTGAAGGACATCTGCAAGACCCACGAGTGCCTGGTCAAGTCCGG TGACCTCCTGATGCGGGACAACCTTTTTGAGATCATCACGAGCTCCAGGACCTTCTACATCCAG GCAGACAGCCCCGAGGACATGCACAGCTGGATCCGTGCCATCGCAGGGGCGGTGCAGGCCCTGAAGACCCGCCCGAGG GAGATCTCCTTCATGCGCTCTTGTTCCATGACCAAACCCGGGGGCAGCTCGGTGCCATCGCAGCCGCAGGAGAGGAGAACACCTTGCAAGGCTCCAGCCACCGCCTGGCAGCCCTGGACGCCGGTGCCACAGGACAGGAGGCAGCCCGAGGTGCCCAGCCGAGATGCAGTGTTCGTGCCGGCGCTGACGGAGCGCGATGGAGCTCCTGTGCCAGGTCAGCGCCTGCGGCACCGCTCAGAGCCGCAGCATCACAAGGAGAAGACGTTCCTCTTCGACCTGGACGATGACAGCATCCGGACCTCTGACGTCTGA
- the TM2D2 gene encoding TM2 domain-containing protein 2 yields PEPPGPEPPAATWIYSDPRAPLVLCTYLPEEFVECDEPVDHGGNATAQQELGHGCVKFGGQAHGDVDHTRVQCRALDGIECAEPRSFLRGSRPCVRYTGHYFITTLLYSFFLGCFGVDRFCLGHTGTAVGKLLTLGGLGIWWFVDLILLITGGLMPSDGSNWCTVY; encoded by the exons CCGGAGCCGCCGGGCCCGGAGCCGCCTGCTGCCACCTGGATCTACAGCGACCCGCGGGCACCGCTCGTCCTCTGCACGTACCT CCCCGAGGAGTTCGTGGAGTGCGACGAGCCCGTGGACCACGGCGGGAACGCTACggcgcagcaggagctgggccaCGGCTGCGTAAAG TTCGGTGGACAGGCACACGGCGATGTGGATCACACGCGGGTGCAATGCCGGGCCCTGGACGGCATCGAGTGCGCCGAGCCGCGGAGCTTCCTGCGGGGCAGCCGGCCCTGCGTCAG GTACACCGGCCATTACTTCATCACTACTTTGCTCTACTCGTTTTTCCTGGGCTGCTTTGGCGTGGATCGCTTCTGCCTCGGCCACACGGGCACCGCTGTGGGGAAGCTGCTGACTCTGGGAGGTCTCGGGATCTGGTGGTTTGTGGATCTGATCCTCCTCATCACTGGGGGGCTGATGCCCAGCGATGGCAGCAATTGGTGCACTGTGTACTGA